Proteins from a single region of Chrysemys picta bellii isolate R12L10 chromosome 9, ASM1138683v2, whole genome shotgun sequence:
- the LOC135973475 gene encoding fibrous sheath-interacting protein 2-like — MASEITGAILEQCSQSQMKITSESKFGNLHMEKPGRAFGNNKIPGQGVTMSEGMKMSAKKLEVDLRETFPPISVPGMVINSDEKTEMEKEIPRNLPTIQCNQFSARDAPTTSERTRKSIFYTTAPKPRSSRPALETIRTLSSRITLPPIGRQFARKSFCKIGIKKSPKGEAMHRSMHEEHGEFLPSCETENQAIQSQDGINSAVFLKEMCSELISKLITSSQNIDTQDRKTADTDPSNVMTNLIDSMLNECSKSQVKELPLLESPGPPPQVSTLATKIIHSSLCDILKECDSEASDYTDIKSDHSASVETLATSIRREVIDYQFQGPLAKASSSTIFKPLESGLISEEVLQKANKLSTQCQTSTTHTIRIPRGFLEDIITKLLSKILPEHSNMFSSAEKENQIAEFDFNHMKLVSKVMTEISKDQNLIIQYVKCLHRDGDAIIQTVVESVYNKLLPQFGSQLTIQKCLKSGCTILSEAIAGLVLREISRNQLQNFFSGELTPHQCAEADNVVEDMLRDLTEPLDHTNPITSDISELSSLIIEELSAKLLHKLLSIFPILDLDAQNISSVKDVTSKIMNSLQVLLSKNQIKISENINEPDSLQEEDSKATGDVVNSVYMRILKQSDSDVSIHKDLTNKNDVLANRIASLMVSDTSKHEFQPISEEEPPPSSPLMLEAVNIIKKILTNIEMPKHPLASHIPVLPVMFVEEILSRFLSKILKSTHSRSPEKRSLSKTEVNEVAGKLKQSMEKLMSKNKISLVEAAGDMANPEHNETLNQVAHAIYNNVLQKSGSQQDFYDNVTSSRTNFPQQVASIIINEISNCHLALAFKDNPPMVSQSAIALDRIVDRVHAQISLHTVPAPECSIRDENANEQPTETRLPIKIIPYIGNKALQIDPDIVSEHLAVISIKTEPLEELKKACFAYTGLSIADLRRASVAGKSPAAETSGAEEKRKRERRPSLDVSGRLDVKPKEPVSRNSFWDMFKPDIAKVELLKDVENQQDLIMRLVTHDIEAKVKQREEEEEAAFEQILKVESSLIFENQSPPDTAGREDMASARPLEKQRYESEASLPEVRPSTSSQKKFLSLSKCCQALSNSIPDDIEDIVREIKDDQNNLSLLPSASTQDNLIAAPSTGKEAQYKVISTFKLKVFNTGG, encoded by the exons ATGGCAAGTGAGATAACTGGTGCCATATTAGAGCAATGCAGTCAAAGTCAGATGAAAATTACTTCAGAATCGAAGTTTGGAAATCTTCATATGGAAAAACCTGGACGAGCATTTGGAAATAATAAAATTCCTGGTCAGGGTGTTACAATGTCAGAAGGAATGAAAATGTCTGCTAAAAAATTAGAAGTTGACTTAAGAGAAACCTTTCCACCTATCAGTGTTCCTGGCATGGTGATTAATTCAGACGaaaaaacagaaatggaaaaggaaattCCACGTAATCTTCCAACTATCCAGTGTAACCAGTTCTCTGCACGGGATGCTCCCACTACATCAGAGAGAACCAGAAAGTCTATTTTCTACACCACAGCTCCCAAACCAAGATCTTCTAGACCAGCACTGGAAACAATAAGAACACTTAGCTCCAGGATAACTCTCCCCCCGATTGGAAGACAATTTGCAAGAAAGTCATTCTGTAAAATAGGCATAAAGAAATCTCCCAAAGGGGAAGCAATGCATAGGTCAATGCATGAAGAACATGGTGAGTTTCTGCCATCATGTGAAACTGAGAATCAGGCAATACAATCACAGGATGGTATTAATTCTGctgtttttttgaaagaaatgtgtAGTGAACTAATAAGCAAATTAATCACTTCTTCTCAAAACATAGACACCCAGGACAGAAAGACAGCTGACACTGATCCTTCTAATGTGATGACAAATTTAATTGATTCAATGTTAAACGAGTGTTCAAAGTCTCAAGTCAAGGAGCTGCCACTGTTGGAAAGTCCGGGTCCCCCACCACAGGTTAGCACATTGGCTACTAAAATTATTCACTCCAGTTTATGTGACATTTTGAAAGAATGTGATTCTGAGGCCTCAGATTATACAGACATTAAAAGTGACCACAGTGCTTCAGTAGAAACATTAGCTACTTCAATAAGGAGAGAAGTTATTGATTACCAATTTCAGGGACCATTGGCAAAAGCATCATCTTCTACTATATTTAAGCCTCTAGAATCTGGGTTAATTTCTGAAGAGGTTTTACAGAAGGCCAACAAACTCAGCACACAATGCCAGACTTCCACCACACATACTATTAGGATACCACGTGGATTTTTAGAAGATATAATTACCAAACTGTTATCTAAAATTCTCCCTGAACACTCCAACATGTTTTCctctgcagaaaaggaaaatCAGATTGCAGAATTTGACTTTAATCACATGAAGCTAGTAAGTAAGGTTATGACAGAAATCTCTAAAGATCAGAATTTGATTATTCAGTATGTTAAATGTTTGCATAGAGATGGCGATGCCATTATTCAAACAGTCGTAGAATCCGTGTACAATAAGCTTTTGCCACAGTTTGGATCCCAATTAACAATACAGAAGTGTTTAAAAAGTGGGTGCACAATTCTTTCTGAAGCAATAGCTGGCTTGGTATTAAGAGAGATCTCAAGGAATCAATTGCAGAACTTTTTTTCTGGAGAATTAACACCTCACCAATGTGCTGAAGCGGACAATGTTGTTGAAGATATGCTTAGAGACCTCACCGAACCCTTGGATCACACAAACCCCATAACATCAGATATTAGTGAATTATCTTCTCTCATCATAGAAGAACTTTCAGCTAAACTTTTACATAAACTCTTGTCCATATTTCCCATTTTGGACTTAGATGCACAAAATATTTCTTCAGTGAAGGATGTAACTTCCAAAATAATGAATTCACTGCAAGTGCTCCTTTCAAAAAATCAGATAAAGATTAGTGAAAATATCAATGAACCAGACTCTTTACAAGAAGAAGACAGCAAAGCTACTGGAGATGTTGTCAATTCTGTTTATATGCGCATTTTGAAACAATCTGACTCTGATGTTTCTATTCACAAAGATCTAACAAACAAGAATGATGTTTTAGCTAATAGAATAGCTTCTTTAATGGTAAGTGATACTTCTAAACATGAATTTCAACCCATTTCGGAGGAAGAGCCACCACCCAGTTCACCTTTAATGCTGGAGGCTGTCAATATTATTAAAAAGATTCTTACCAATATAGAGATGCCGAAACATCCCTTGGCATCACATATCCCTGTGTTACCAGTGATGTTTGTGGAAGAAATATTAAGTAGATTCTTGTCTAAAATCTTAAAGTCAACTCACAGCAGAAGCCCAGAAAAAAGAAGTTTATCAAAGACTGAAGTGAATGAAGTTGCTGGGAAGCTGAAACAGTCCATGGAAAAACTAATGTccaaaaataaaatcagtctTGTAGAAGCAGCAGGTGATATGGCAAATCCAGAACACAATGAGACTCTTAATCAAGTGGCTCATGCTATTTACAATAATGTCCTGCAAAAATCTGGATCTCAGCAAGATTTTTATGATAATGTAACAAGTTCCAGAACAAATTTTCCTCAACAAGTAGCTAGTATAATAATTAACGAAATCTCTAATTGCCATTTAGCACTTGCTTTTAAAGACAATCCACCGATGGTCAGCCAGAGCGCTATAGCACTTGACAGAATTGTTGACAGAGTCCATGCACAAATTTCCCTTCATACAGTGCCTGCACCAGAATGTTCAATCAGAGATGAAAATGCAAATGAGCAACCAACAGAAACCAGGCTACCCATTAAAATAATCCCTTATATTGGAAATAAAGCATTACAAATAGATCCGGACATCGTGTCAGAACATTTAGCAGTTATTTCCATAAAAACAGAGCCTCTTGAGGAGCTGAAAAAAGCATGCTTCGCTTACACTGGACTGAGTATAGCAGACCTGAGAAGAGCATCAGTGGCTGGGAAGAGTCCTGCAGCTGAAACTAGTGGAgctgaagaaaagagaaaaagagaaagacGTCCCTCTCTGGATGTATCAGGACGGCTGGATGTAAAACCAAAGGAG CCTGTCAGCAGAAATTCATTCTGGGACATGTTTAAACCTGACATAGCTAAAGTGGAGCTTTTAAAAGATGTAGagaaccagcaggatcttatcaTGCGACTAGTAACCCATGATATTGAGGCAAAGGTGAAGCAgcgagaggaggaggaagaggcagctTTTGAACAAATTTTAAAAGTAGAATCCTCTTTGATTTTTGAGAACCAATCACCCCCAgacacagcagggagagaggacatgGCGTCCGCTCGTCCATTGGAGAAGCAGCGATATGAGAGTGAAGCCTCATTGCCAGAAGTCAGGCCAAGCACTAGCAGCCAGAAGAAATTTCTGTCTTTGAGCAAGTGTTGCCAAGCCTTGTCAAACTCGATTCCTGATGATATTGAAGATATCGTCAGAGAAATAAAAGATGACCAGAATAATCTGAGCCTTCTCCCTTCGGCTAGTACACAGGATAATTTAATTGCCGCCCCATCAACTGGGAAAGAGGCTCAATACAAG GTCATTTCAACCTTCAAGCTGAAAGTGTTCAACACGGGCGGGTAA